From a single Bacillus pumilus genomic region:
- a CDS encoding GntR family transcriptional regulator, translated as MKKYELISEEIRKRIGTAYYPEDQPIPDENSLAAEFQCSRMTMKRALDLLVAEGLLFRKRGHGTFIVKAALNQGAINVSGHENKGFTKVMADKNVTTQIIHFDVHFPSEEVAAHLSIDSTTPVYDIIRLRLVDEEPYVLEKTFMPVNVIKGIDEEVLLGSIYGYISKELNLKVAGAHKKIRAAKSDHLDQQYLGCDPTDPVLEVEQVAYLNTGRPFEYSFSHHRYDKFDFSTVEITKTGR; from the coding sequence ATGAAAAAGTACGAACTCATTTCAGAAGAAATCAGAAAACGAATAGGAACAGCATATTATCCAGAAGATCAACCCATTCCAGATGAGAACTCGCTTGCCGCTGAATTTCAATGCAGCCGAATGACGATGAAGCGTGCGCTTGATCTTCTCGTTGCAGAAGGTCTGCTTTTTAGAAAAAGGGGCCACGGTACATTTATTGTGAAGGCAGCGCTCAACCAAGGGGCAATTAATGTGTCAGGCCATGAGAATAAAGGGTTTACAAAAGTCATGGCGGATAAAAACGTCACGACCCAAATCATTCACTTTGATGTCCATTTTCCAAGCGAAGAGGTGGCAGCCCACCTATCCATTGACTCTACCACACCCGTTTATGACATTATCCGGCTCCGTCTTGTGGACGAGGAGCCATATGTATTAGAAAAAACGTTTATGCCTGTCAATGTGATTAAGGGGATAGATGAAGAGGTACTATTGGGATCAATCTATGGCTACATATCAAAAGAACTAAATTTAAAAGTAGCAGGAGCGCATAAGAAAATTAGAGCGGCTAAATCAGATCATCTCGATCAGCAGTATTTAGGCTGTGACCCAACAGATCCTGTGCTTGAAGTCGAGCAGGTGGCTTATTTAAACACAGGGCGGCCGTTTGAATACTCATTCAGTCATCATCGCTATGATAAGTTTGACTTCTCAACGGTTGAAATTACGAAAACAGGACGTTAA
- a CDS encoding aminotransferase class I/II-fold pyridoxal phosphate-dependent enzyme, which yields MSGFTALSEAELNDLYAALQNEYENYKSKNLHLDMSRGKPSPKQLDLSMGMLDVVTSKDVMTAGDGTDVRNYGGLTGLPETKTFFADVLNLKPEQIIIGGNSSLNMMHDTIARAMTHGVYDSKTPWGELPKVKFLAPSPGYDRHFAICELFNIEMITVDMKADGPDMDQVERLVAEDEAIKGIWCVPKYSNPDGITYSDEVVDRLASMKTKADDFRIFWDDAYAVHHLTDTPDTLKDIFQAVQEAGHPNRVFMFASTSKITFPGSGIALMASSPDNVSFIQKQLSVQTIGPDKINQIRHLRFFQNAEGLKEHMKKHAAIIKPKFDLVLSILDETLGGKGIAEWHKPNGGYFISLNTLDHCAKAVVQKAKEAGVTMTGAGATYPYGKDPLDRNIRIAPTFPTLEELEQAIDIFTLCVQLVSIEKLLAKKSQSAPTA from the coding sequence ATGAGCGGTTTTACAGCGTTAAGTGAAGCAGAATTAAATGACCTATATGCAGCACTACAAAATGAGTATGAAAATTATAAAAGTAAAAACTTACACTTAGACATGTCTAGAGGAAAACCTTCACCAAAACAGCTCGATTTGTCTATGGGCATGCTCGATGTTGTGACATCAAAGGATGTGATGACAGCAGGGGATGGCACAGATGTGCGAAACTATGGCGGCTTGACAGGGCTTCCTGAAACGAAGACGTTTTTTGCAGATGTGCTCAATCTGAAGCCGGAACAAATCATCATCGGCGGTAATTCCAGCCTCAACATGATGCATGACACCATTGCCCGTGCCATGACTCACGGCGTATATGACAGCAAAACACCTTGGGGAGAGCTGCCAAAGGTGAAATTCCTTGCACCAAGCCCAGGGTATGACCGTCATTTTGCTATTTGTGAGCTATTTAACATAGAAATGATCACGGTTGATATGAAAGCTGATGGACCTGATATGGATCAGGTCGAAAGATTGGTCGCAGAAGATGAAGCGATTAAAGGCATTTGGTGTGTGCCAAAATATAGCAACCCAGATGGCATTACGTATTCAGATGAGGTTGTTGACCGTCTCGCTTCAATGAAAACAAAAGCAGACGACTTCCGTATTTTCTGGGATGATGCATACGCAGTCCATCATTTAACTGATACGCCTGATACGTTAAAAGATATTTTTCAAGCAGTCCAAGAAGCAGGACACCCAAATCGTGTGTTTATGTTTGCGTCTACTTCTAAAATTACCTTCCCAGGCTCAGGAATTGCACTGATGGCTTCTAGCCCGGACAATGTGAGCTTTATTCAAAAACAATTATCAGTGCAAACGATTGGTCCAGACAAAATCAATCAAATAAGACACCTTCGTTTCTTCCAGAATGCAGAAGGCTTGAAGGAACATATGAAAAAGCATGCAGCCATCATTAAGCCGAAATTTGACCTCGTTCTTTCTATACTTGACGAAACACTTGGCGGGAAAGGCATTGCTGAATGGCACAAGCCAAATGGCGGATATTTCATTAGTTTAAATACACTCGATCATTGTGCAAAAGCTGTTGTGCAAAAGGCAAAAGAAGCAGGTGTTACCATGACAGGTGCAGGTGCGACATATCCTTATGGAAAAGACCCGCTTGATCGTAACATCCGCATTGCCCCAACGTTCCCAACACTTGAAGAACTGGAGCAAGCAATTGACATCTTTACATTATGTGTTCAGCTTGTCAGCATTGAGAAGCTGCTTGCTAAAAAAAGTCAGTCGGCTCCAACGGCATAA
- a CDS encoding GRP family sugar transporter produces MGILYALLPAIFWGSIVLISVKLGGNAYQQTLGITLGAFLFSVAAYFIKMPELTPLIFAVSVISGIFWSIGQMNQLSSVAFLGVSKAVPLSTGMQLVSTTLFGVMVFKEWQTMTVIVIGSCAILLIIAGVVMTSLGQKKNGGENGGGNFKKGIIILLISTFGYVGYVVILRWFDIDGWSALVPQSVGMLLSSLAISLKQHPFSKYTFRNIIAGLVWSTGNLGLLLAIPLIGVAVSFSMSQTGIVISTLGGIYLLKEKASRTSFVIAGCFMIIAGGVLLGFTK; encoded by the coding sequence GTGGGCATTTTATATGCACTTCTCCCAGCGATATTTTGGGGAAGTATTGTTCTGATTAGTGTCAAACTCGGTGGGAATGCATACCAGCAAACCCTTGGTATTACGCTCGGCGCCTTTTTGTTTTCAGTTGCAGCCTACTTCATCAAAATGCCAGAGCTGACACCGCTTATTTTTGCGGTTTCCGTCATTTCAGGCATCTTTTGGAGCATTGGACAAATGAATCAGCTTTCAAGTGTTGCGTTTCTCGGAGTATCGAAGGCGGTTCCTTTGTCAACGGGCATGCAGCTTGTGAGCACTACTTTATTTGGCGTCATGGTCTTTAAAGAATGGCAGACGATGACGGTCATAGTCATTGGTTCTTGCGCTATTTTATTGATTATTGCAGGTGTTGTGATGACATCGCTCGGTCAAAAAAAGAATGGCGGCGAAAACGGTGGAGGCAATTTCAAAAAAGGAATCATCATTCTGCTCATCTCAACGTTTGGCTACGTCGGATATGTCGTCATTTTAAGGTGGTTTGATATTGATGGCTGGTCTGCTCTCGTTCCGCAATCGGTCGGCATGCTGCTGTCATCCTTGGCGATTAGTCTAAAGCAGCACCCGTTTAGTAAATATACGTTTAGAAACATCATTGCCGGCCTTGTTTGGTCGACAGGCAATCTCGGACTTCTTTTGGCCATTCCGCTGATTGGCGTAGCTGTAAGCTTTTCGATGTCACAAACAGGGATTGTCATCTCAACATTAGGCGGCATTTATTTATTAAAAGAGAAAGCATCAAGAACAAGCTTTGTCATCGCTGGCTGTTTCATGATCATTGCCGGCGGCGTGCTGCTAGGCTTTACAAAATAG
- the rnz gene encoding ribonuclease Z: protein MELLFLGTGAGIPAKNRNVTCTALKLLEERKAVWLFDCGEATQHQILHTTIKPRKIEKIFITHMHGDHVYGLPGLLGSRSFQGGEDELTIYGPKGIKAFVNASLSATQTHLTYPLHIIEIDEGIVFEDDTFQVEARRVSHGIPAYGYRVVEKDVPGALKATDLKEIGVKPGPLYQKLKNGETVTLEDGRIIAGTDYLEPPKKGRIVAFSGDTRLCENITRLAKNADVLVHEATFGKEDADLAYNYYHSTTEQAAKTAQEAGAKRLILTHISARYQGEEALKQLLKEARDIFPLTEAAHDFSSFSIERTL, encoded by the coding sequence ATGGAACTGCTCTTTTTAGGAACAGGTGCAGGCATTCCTGCAAAAAATAGAAACGTCACCTGCACAGCGCTAAAGCTTTTAGAAGAAAGAAAAGCAGTGTGGCTTTTTGATTGTGGAGAAGCGACGCAGCATCAAATATTACATACAACGATTAAACCGAGAAAGATCGAGAAAATATTTATTACTCATATGCACGGTGATCATGTATACGGTCTCCCAGGACTGCTTGGGAGCAGATCCTTTCAAGGCGGAGAGGATGAACTGACCATCTATGGGCCTAAGGGCATCAAAGCGTTTGTGAACGCATCACTTTCAGCTACACAAACGCATTTGACGTATCCGCTGCATATCATAGAGATAGATGAAGGGATCGTGTTTGAGGATGATACCTTTCAAGTAGAAGCCAGACGAGTATCTCACGGTATTCCAGCTTACGGTTATCGGGTCGTGGAAAAAGATGTACCGGGTGCCTTAAAAGCTACGGACCTAAAAGAAATCGGTGTAAAACCTGGACCTTTGTATCAGAAGTTGAAAAATGGGGAAACCGTGACACTCGAAGATGGAAGAATCATTGCTGGAACCGATTATTTGGAACCCCCTAAAAAAGGGAGGATCGTTGCATTTTCAGGAGATACTCGTTTATGCGAGAATATAACAAGGCTTGCCAAGAATGCGGATGTGTTAGTCCATGAAGCAACATTCGGTAAAGAAGATGCAGATCTAGCCTACAATTATTATCACAGCACGACAGAACAAGCAGCGAAAACAGCGCAGGAAGCAGGGGCAAAAAGATTAATTTTGACCCATATTAGTGCACGGTATCAAGGAGAAGAGGCATTGAAACAATTGTTGAAAGAAGCCCGCGATATCTTCCCGCTGACAGAAGCTGCACATGATTTCTCTTCTTTTTCCATTGAACGTACCCTGTAA
- the celB gene encoding PTS cellobiose transporter subunit IIC — protein sequence MFDKISAILVPIAGRLNNNRYLGVLRDAFMLAFPLTIFGSIMVVLMNLPFLDKIMSQTALEGVQSALNIAPSATISIMSVFVVFGIGYYLSKSYDVEAVFGGIIALASFLLLTPFLLEQEGGASIAGVIPVDRLGAKGMFLGMITGFLSAEIYRYFVQKKFVINMPQGVPPAVSKSFAALIPATLTLTTFLLINIIITQGFNTNMHDLIYNAIQAPLVGLGSGIIPTLIAIFFIQILWFFGLHGQIIINSVMDPIWNTLSLQNLESYTKTGEVPNIISKQFIEIYTVGMGGTGMTLAVVFTILIFLKSKQLKQVAKLGLGPGLFNVNEPIIFGLPIVMNPLILIPWILAPMVITCISYFAMAAGIVPPPTGVNIPWTVPIFISGIMATNSLAGGLLQLFNLMIVFVIWFPFLKFIDRMNVKNEQITTTEKTKKTNIKGEGDSIHVDGN from the coding sequence ATGTTTGATAAAATAAGTGCCATTTTGGTTCCGATTGCTGGGAGATTGAACAACAACCGCTATCTAGGCGTATTACGGGATGCTTTTATGCTTGCGTTCCCGCTTACCATCTTTGGTTCCATTATGGTTGTGCTTATGAATTTGCCATTTTTAGATAAGATCATGAGTCAAACAGCACTGGAAGGCGTTCAGTCTGCACTGAATATCGCACCGAGTGCGACGATCAGCATTATGAGTGTGTTTGTTGTATTTGGGATTGGCTACTATTTATCGAAAAGCTATGATGTGGAAGCGGTGTTTGGCGGAATCATTGCTTTAGCCTCTTTCCTGCTTCTCACGCCATTTTTACTAGAACAAGAGGGCGGTGCATCCATTGCAGGCGTGATTCCAGTCGATCGTTTAGGCGCGAAGGGAATGTTCCTTGGAATGATCACAGGCTTTTTGTCTGCTGAAATTTATCGCTATTTTGTCCAAAAGAAATTTGTCATCAATATGCCGCAGGGGGTTCCGCCAGCTGTTTCAAAGTCTTTTGCTGCACTCATCCCGGCTACTTTGACACTCACAACCTTTTTACTCATCAATATCATCATTACACAAGGCTTCAATACAAACATGCATGACCTGATTTACAATGCGATTCAGGCGCCTCTTGTTGGTCTTGGAAGCGGTATCATTCCGACCTTGATCGCTATTTTCTTTATACAAATTCTATGGTTTTTTGGGCTCCATGGCCAAATTATTATCAACTCTGTCATGGACCCGATTTGGAATACCTTGTCCCTTCAAAACCTAGAGAGCTATACAAAAACAGGTGAGGTTCCGAATATCATCAGCAAGCAGTTTATCGAAATCTATACGGTTGGCATGGGCGGAACCGGTATGACGCTGGCTGTTGTGTTTACGATTTTAATTTTCTTAAAAAGTAAGCAATTGAAACAAGTAGCAAAGCTCGGCTTGGGACCAGGATTATTTAACGTCAATGAACCGATTATTTTCGGTTTACCGATTGTCATGAACCCACTTATTCTCATTCCGTGGATATTGGCGCCAATGGTCATTACATGTATTTCTTATTTTGCGATGGCAGCAGGCATTGTACCGCCGCCGACAGGGGTAAATATTCCATGGACGGTACCGATTTTTATTAGTGGAATAATGGCAACTAATTCACTAGCGGGCGGTCTGCTTCAATTATTTAATCTAATGATTGTGTTTGTCATTTGGTTCCCGTTCCTAAAATTTATTGACCGTATGAATGTGAAAAATGAACAAATAACGACAACGGAAAAAACGAAGAAAACAAACATCAAGGGCGAAGGAGACTCAATACATGTCGATGGAAACTAA
- a CDS encoding PTS sugar transporter subunit IIB, translating to MKRILLACSSGMSTSLLVTKMKAHADSIGDEAEIWAVGQDQARKEMANADVVLIGPQMSFLKGDLQKEAKKYGIAVEVIDMQAYGLADGQKAYEQAVSLMEES from the coding sequence ATGAAACGTATTTTATTAGCATGCAGTTCAGGAATGTCCACGAGTTTACTAGTTACAAAGATGAAAGCTCATGCCGACTCAATAGGGGACGAGGCAGAAATTTGGGCAGTTGGGCAAGATCAAGCGAGAAAAGAAATGGCGAATGCAGATGTCGTGTTAATTGGACCGCAAATGAGTTTTTTAAAAGGGGATCTTCAAAAAGAAGCAAAAAAATATGGGATTGCAGTAGAGGTCATTGATATGCAGGCGTATGGGCTTGCCGATGGACAAAAAGCATATGAACAAGCTGTTTCATTAATGGAGGAGTCGTAA
- the zwf gene encoding glucose-6-phosphate dehydrogenase, whose translation MNTETNNPKAVIVIFGATGDLAKRKLYPSIHRLYHSGKLGDQFAVVGVGRRPWSHEDLRAVVKESVSSDDEAEAKIEEFSSHFYYHDFDVSSPASYQSLNTLLAGLEDTYSIPNNRMFYLAMAPEFFGTIAKFLKSEGVSKTTGWSRLVIEKPFGHDLPSAKTLNEEIRDAFSEDQIYRIDHYLGKQMVQNIEVIRFANAIFEPLWTNRYISNIQITSSESLGVEDRARYYESSGALRDMVQNHMLQMVALLAMEPPIKLNTEEIRSEKRKALRALRPFSKDEVDQFFVRGQYDAGTVDGNLVPSYLEEQNVDPSSNTETFVAGKLLIDNFRWAGVPFYIRTGKRLEKKSTQIVVQFKDIPMNLYYGNGNSMHPNLLVIHIQPDEGITLHLNARKLDGGTYAKPIKLDYQTNYNDIMNTPEAYEKLIHDCLLGDATNFAHWDEVALSWNFVDPISEKWAENKTLKPNYPAGSMGPKEADQLLEKDGYHWWNI comes from the coding sequence GTGAATACAGAAACTAACAATCCAAAAGCAGTCATTGTCATTTTTGGCGCAACAGGAGACCTTGCCAAACGCAAGCTCTACCCTTCTATACATAGACTTTATCATAGCGGGAAGCTTGGTGATCAATTCGCCGTCGTCGGTGTTGGACGCCGTCCGTGGTCTCATGAGGATCTGAGAGCTGTGGTGAAAGAATCTGTTTCTTCGGATGATGAAGCAGAAGCGAAAATAGAAGAATTCAGTTCACATTTCTATTATCACGACTTTGACGTATCTAGCCCTGCTTCCTATCAATCGCTGAACACGCTTCTAGCAGGCCTTGAAGATACGTACAGTATCCCAAATAACCGGATGTTCTATTTAGCGATGGCACCGGAATTCTTCGGAACAATTGCCAAGTTCCTAAAAAGTGAAGGCGTATCAAAAACAACTGGGTGGTCACGACTCGTCATTGAAAAACCTTTTGGCCATGACCTACCAAGTGCCAAAACGTTAAATGAAGAAATTCGTGATGCATTCAGTGAAGATCAAATTTATCGTATTGACCACTATCTCGGTAAACAAATGGTTCAAAACATTGAGGTCATCCGATTTGCGAATGCCATCTTTGAACCACTTTGGACAAACCGATATATCTCAAACATTCAAATTACTTCTAGTGAATCATTAGGGGTTGAAGACCGGGCCCGCTATTACGAAAGTTCTGGTGCTCTACGAGATATGGTTCAAAACCATATGCTTCAAATGGTTGCACTTTTAGCCATGGAGCCTCCAATTAAATTAAATACAGAAGAAATCCGCAGCGAAAAACGGAAGGCATTGCGCGCTCTTCGTCCTTTCTCTAAGGATGAGGTCGACCAATTCTTTGTCCGCGGCCAGTATGATGCTGGTACAGTGGATGGCAACCTCGTTCCTTCCTATCTTGAAGAGCAAAATGTAGACCCGAGCTCAAACACGGAAACATTCGTTGCAGGGAAGCTGCTCATTGATAACTTCAGATGGGCTGGGGTGCCATTTTACATTCGTACCGGAAAACGATTAGAAAAGAAATCTACTCAAATCGTTGTTCAATTTAAAGACATTCCAATGAACTTGTACTATGGAAACGGAAATTCCATGCATCCAAACTTACTCGTCATTCACATTCAGCCAGATGAAGGCATCACCCTTCACCTGAACGCTCGCAAGCTTGATGGCGGCACGTATGCAAAACCAATTAAGCTCGACTATCAAACAAACTACAACGACATCATGAATACACCAGAAGCTTATGAAAAACTGATTCATGACTGCTTGCTAGGCGATGCGACAAACTTTGCTCACTGGGATGAAGTGGCGCTTTCTTGGAACTTTGTTGATCCGATTTCTGAGAAATGGGCAGAAAACAAAACATTAAAACCAAACTATCCTGCTGGTTCTATGGGACCGAAAGAAGCGGATCAGCTTCTAGAAAAAGACGGGTACCATTGGTGGAATATATAA
- a CDS encoding glycoside hydrolase family 1 protein, translating to MSMETNKQSYTFPEGFWWGSSASATQTEGSVPGDGKGPNIWDHWFEQEPTRFFDGVGPNVTSQFYRKYKEDIRLMKEIGHNSFRLSISWSRLLPEGTGAVNEEAVTFYNNVIDELIAHDIEPFVNLYHFDMPMALQEKGGWVNRQVVDDYVSYATLCFQLFGDRVKKWFTHNEPIVPVEGGYMYSFHYPNEVDFQKAVQVGFHELLSNAKAIAAYKKLQQGGKIGIILNLTPSYPRSQNPRDLEAAEMADAFFNRSFLDPAVKGHFPEKLVEVLKKEGYMPNIEEGDLELIQENTVDLLGINYYQPRRVKAKEHIPHPNAPFMPNHYFDSFDMPGRKMNVYRGWEIYEKGIYDILKKVQTDYDNIECFISENGMGVEGEERFKDEEGMIHDDYRIDFISEHLKWVHQAIQEGSNVKGYHLWTFMDNWSWSNAYKNRYGFVSVDLQEDGKRTIKKSGYWFQSVSENNGF from the coding sequence ATGTCGATGGAAACTAACAAACAATCATATACATTTCCGGAAGGTTTCTGGTGGGGATCTTCTGCCTCAGCCACGCAAACAGAAGGCAGCGTCCCTGGAGACGGAAAGGGACCAAATATTTGGGATCATTGGTTTGAGCAAGAGCCGACACGTTTTTTTGATGGTGTAGGACCGAATGTCACATCCCAATTTTACCGAAAATATAAAGAGGATATCCGTCTCATGAAAGAAATTGGGCACAATTCATTCAGGTTGTCTATTTCATGGTCACGTCTTTTACCAGAAGGGACAGGTGCGGTTAATGAAGAGGCAGTGACTTTCTACAATAATGTCATTGATGAACTGATTGCACATGATATCGAGCCGTTTGTGAACCTGTACCATTTTGATATGCCTATGGCGCTGCAGGAAAAAGGCGGCTGGGTGAATAGACAGGTGGTGGACGATTATGTCAGCTATGCGACATTGTGCTTCCAATTATTTGGCGACCGGGTGAAAAAATGGTTTACCCATAATGAACCGATTGTTCCTGTAGAAGGTGGATATATGTATAGCTTTCATTATCCAAACGAAGTCGATTTCCAAAAGGCTGTACAGGTCGGTTTTCATGAGCTTTTATCGAATGCTAAGGCGATTGCAGCTTATAAAAAGTTGCAGCAAGGCGGAAAGATTGGCATCATCCTAAACTTAACCCCTTCGTATCCGCGAAGCCAAAATCCACGCGATTTAGAAGCAGCAGAGATGGCGGATGCTTTCTTTAACCGTTCTTTCTTAGATCCTGCGGTGAAAGGGCATTTCCCGGAAAAACTAGTGGAGGTCCTAAAGAAAGAAGGCTATATGCCGAATATCGAAGAAGGAGACCTTGAGCTCATTCAAGAGAATACTGTTGACCTTCTTGGCATCAACTATTATCAGCCAAGAAGAGTGAAAGCGAAAGAGCATATTCCGCATCCAAATGCACCATTTATGCCAAATCATTATTTTGATTCGTTTGACATGCCCGGAAGAAAAATGAATGTGTATCGAGGCTGGGAAATCTATGAGAAAGGCATTTATGATATATTGAAAAAAGTCCAAACAGACTATGATAATATTGAATGCTTTATTTCTGAAAATGGAATGGGAGTGGAAGGAGAAGAGCGGTTTAAGGATGAAGAAGGCATGATTCATGACGATTACCGCATTGATTTTATTTCCGAGCATCTCAAATGGGTGCATCAAGCCATTCAAGAAGGAAGCAATGTGAAAGGCTATCATCTGTGGACGTTTATGGATAACTGGTCATGGTCAAATGCCTATAAGAACCGGTATGGATTTGTCTCGGTTGATCTTCAAGAAGACGGAAAACGCACCATTAAGAAAAGCGGATATTGGTTTCAATCGGTTTCAGAGAATAACGGTTTTTAA
- a CDS encoding SDR family oxidoreductase: MYSDLEGKTVLITGAGTGIGQAMARRFGQEKANVVINYFSDKENPDDTITDIQKNGGQAVKIKGDVSKEEDMRAMIDKAVQTYGSLDIMINNAGIENEVPSTEMTLDNWNKVMSTNLTGMFLGCRDALKYMTDHGIEGSIINMSSVHQQIPWPHFVHYAASKGGAKLLTETLALEYAPKKIRVNSIAPGAIDTPINAEKFDDPELKKGVIELIPIGYIGKPEEVAACAVWLASKEASYVTGLTLYVDGGMTKYPGFQAGKG, encoded by the coding sequence ATGTATTCAGATTTAGAAGGAAAAACAGTCCTGATTACAGGAGCCGGCACAGGAATAGGTCAAGCGATGGCTCGCCGGTTTGGACAAGAAAAAGCCAACGTGGTGATCAATTATTTCTCAGATAAAGAAAATCCGGATGACACCATTACGGATATTCAAAAAAATGGCGGACAGGCTGTGAAAATCAAGGGTGATGTATCAAAAGAAGAAGATATGCGGGCAATGATTGATAAAGCCGTTCAAACGTATGGCAGTCTTGATATCATGATCAATAACGCCGGCATTGAAAATGAAGTGCCTTCCACAGAAATGACATTGGATAATTGGAACAAAGTCATGTCGACCAATTTAACAGGTATGTTTCTCGGCTGCCGTGATGCACTGAAGTATATGACAGATCATGGGATAGAAGGCTCGATCATCAACATGTCATCGGTTCACCAGCAAATCCCTTGGCCTCATTTCGTGCATTATGCCGCAAGTAAAGGAGGCGCCAAGCTGCTGACAGAAACGCTTGCATTAGAATATGCTCCAAAGAAAATTCGCGTAAACAGCATTGCACCAGGCGCCATTGATACCCCGATCAATGCAGAGAAATTTGATGATCCAGAGCTGAAAAAAGGTGTGATTGAACTGATCCCTATCGGCTATATTGGAAAGCCAGAAGAAGTGGCAGCATGCGCTGTCTGGCTGGCGTCAAAAGAGGCAAGCTATGTCACAGGCTTGACGCTCTATGTGGACGGCGGCATGACAAAGTATCCTGGATTTCAGGCAGGAAAAGGATAA
- a CDS encoding PTS lactose/cellobiose transporter subunit IIA, with translation MEKKTLKGLTEEQVSFQLILHSGNARSKLLQSLKQFRQGQEEDAYGLMTEAEEDLRHAHNIHFQLVQQEAGGEKTAFSLLLMHAEDHLMSTITIKELVGELLPIFQSIKQ, from the coding sequence ATGGAAAAGAAAACACTCAAAGGGCTCACGGAGGAACAAGTTAGTTTTCAATTAATCTTGCACAGTGGAAATGCACGCAGCAAATTGCTTCAATCTCTTAAACAATTTCGACAAGGCCAAGAAGAAGATGCATATGGTCTCATGACAGAAGCAGAAGAAGATTTACGTCATGCACATAACATCCATTTTCAACTCGTGCAGCAAGAGGCAGGCGGGGAAAAAACAGCCTTCTCCTTGTTGCTCATGCACGCCGAAGATCATTTAATGTCGACTATCACCATCAAGGAGCTTGTGGGAGAGCTCTTGCCGATTTTCCAATCAATTAAACAATAA